From Numenius arquata chromosome 4, bNumArq3.hap1.1, whole genome shotgun sequence, a single genomic window includes:
- the LOC141464089 gene encoding N-acetyllactosaminide beta-1,6-N-acetylglucosaminyl-transferase-like, with the protein MNALRYCFFAVLVLSVSLPFVFYAADLHAQKSLQRLNFSVSSTLAEACKALTEDKAPFLKENTLKTSFGESGCMEYIRQNHYVTRTLSAEEAAFPIAYIMTLHKEFETFERLFRAVYMPQNVYCVHVDAKAPAPFRQAVQRLVGCFPNAFLASQTEQVVYGGISRLRADLHCMRDLLASAVPWHYLLNTCGQDFPLKTNREIIRLLKSFRGKNITPGVLPPPHITARTKYVHREQLYSSFSFMLRTFVRKAPPPHNLTIYFGSAYVAVTRPFVEFVLQDQRAIDLLVWSEDTYSPDEHFWVTLNRIPGECASTFVFRRQRHARTGAHVHTHTHRDIYLRLTVTKPR; encoded by the coding sequence ATGAATGCTCTCAGATATTGCTTTTTCGCTGTTCTGGTTCTCAGTGTTTCGCTTCCATTTGTCTTCTACGCTGCTGATTTGCATGCACAAAAATCTCTTCAGAGGTTGAACTTCTCAGTGAGTTCAACTTTAGCAGAAGCCTGTAAAGCACTTACTGAAGATAAGGCGccctttctgaaggaaaacactttaaaaacatcATTTGGTGAATCCGGTTGCATGGAGTACATCAGGCAGAACCACTATGTCACCCGCACCCTCTCGGCTGAGGAGGCTGCCTTCCCCATCGCCTACATCATGACCCTGCACAAGGAATTTGAGACCTTCGAGAGGCTCTTCAGGGCAGTGTACATGCCCCAAAATGTCTACTGCGTCCATGTGGATGCCAAGGCGCCCGCCCCATTCCGGCAGGCGGTGCAGCGCTTGGTGGGCTGCTTCCCCAACGCCTTCCTCGCCTCCCAGACGGAGCAGGTGGTCTACGGTGGCATCTCCCGCCTGCGGGCTGACCTCCACTGCATGAGGGACCTGCTGGCCTCAGCCGTGCCCTGGCACTACCTGCTCAACACCTGCGGACAGGACTTCCCCTTGAAGACCAACCGGGAGATCATCCGGCTGCTGAAGAGCTTCAGGGGGAAAAACATCACCCCTGGGGTGCTGCCACCCCCGCACATCACTGCACGCACCAAATACGTGCACAGGGAGCAATtatactcttccttttctttcatgctgAGGACATTTGTGCGCAAGGCACCCCCGCCCCACAACTTGACCATCTACTTCGGCTCTGCGTACGTGGCCGTCACCCGGCCCTTCGTGGAGTTTGTGCTGCAGGACCAGCGTGCCATCGATCTGCTGGTGTGGTCTGAGGACACCTATAGCCCTGATGAGCACTTCTGGGTAACGCTCAACAGGATCCCGGGTGAGTGTGCCTCCACTTTTGTTTTCCGTAGGCAGAGACATGCACGCACAGGTGCTCACgtgcacacgcacacgcacagaGACATATATCTGAGGCTGACTGTGACAAAGCCTAGATGA